From one Sardina pilchardus chromosome 6, fSarPil1.1, whole genome shotgun sequence genomic stretch:
- the LOC134082254 gene encoding urotensin-2 receptor-like has protein sequence MELLGPSVPFISSPSPSSALSLLNLSLPSPSPSSTLSLLNLSLPSTSPSLSPSPSMASTALFCFLLSLLSLLGIVGNLYTIGLLLHRRRGGRRRPLGGPCMACLGRSCLSSASSSPSLSPSSSPNTSSSSSSSSSSSLHIQVLSLAMADLLYLSTAPFVVYDSLTSDWAFGEVGCRLLLSLDLLTMHASIFTLTAMSVDRYRAVAHPLAASVSPSSGLLRVALAWGGAVALSLPMMITLHLEQIGARMLCEPAWDEQSFRVYLSVLFCTSILAPGLAIGALYAALGRLYWRSQSQAAWSSSGSYTPRAPRPKVLLLILGIVLAFWACFLPFWVWQLLPLYQPDFLPSVPTSTQITVNRILTGLTFGNSSVNPFFYTLLTGKRRRNRQTVSSSAPLCQKTSSIR, from the coding sequence ATGGAGCTCTTGGGCCCCTCCGTCCCCTtcatctcctccccctctccgtcCTCTGCCCTCTCGCTCCTCAACctgtccctcccctccccctctccatcctccacccTCTCGCTCCTCAACCtgtccctcccctccacctctccgtcgctctctccatccccgAGTATGGCCTCCACCGCTCTCTTCTGCTTCCTGCTCTCCCTGCTGTCCCTGCTGGGGATTGTGGGTAATCTCTACACCATTGGACTGCTCCTGCATCGCCGCAGGGGGGGCCGACGGAGACCGCTGGGGGGGCCGTGTATGGCGTGCCTGGGTCGCTCCTGTCTGAGCTCCgcgtcctcctccccctccctctccccctcttcctcgcccaacacctcctcctcctcctcctcctcctcgtcctcctccctccacatcCAGGTGTTGAGCCTGGCCATGGCCGACCTGCTGTACCTGTCCACCGCGCCCTTCGTGGTGTACGACAGCCTGACGTCCGACTGGGCGTTCGGCGAGGTGGGCTGCCGGCTCCTGCTGAGCCTGGACCTGCTCACCATGCACGCCAGCATCTTCACGCTGACCGCCATGAGCGTGGACCGCTACCGGGCCGTGGCGCACCCGCTGGCGGCGTCCGTCTCGCCCTCCTCGGGGCTGCTGCGCGTGGCGCTGGCCTGGGGCGGCGCCGTGGCGCTCAGCCTGCCCATGATGATCACGCTGCACCTGGAGCAGATCGGCGCGCGCATGCTGTGCGAGCCGGCGTGGGACGAGCAGAGCTTCCGCGTCTACCTGAGCGTGCTGTTCTGCACCAGCATCCTGGCGCCGGGGCTGGCCATCGGGGCACTGTACGCCGCGCTGGGACGCCTCTACTGGAGGTCGCAGAGCCAGGCGGCCTGGAGCTCCAGCGGCAGCTACACGCCGCGCGCCCCGCGGCCCAAGGTGCTGCTGCTCATCCTGGGCATCGTGCTGGCCTTCTGGGCCTGCTTCCTGCCCTTCTGGGTGTGGCAGCTGCTGCCGCTCTACCAGCCCGACTTCCTGCCGTCCGTGCCCACCAGCACGCAGATCACCGTCAACCGCATCCTCACGGGCCTGACCTTCGGCAACTCCTCCGTCAACCCATTCTTCTACACGCTGCTCACGGGCAAGCGCAGGAGAAACCGGCAGACCGTCAGCTCTAGCGCCCCCTTGTGTCAGAAGACCAGCTCCATACGCTAA